The proteins below come from a single Mus musculus strain C57BL/6J chromosome 5, GRCm38.p6 C57BL/6J genomic window:
- the Pebp1 gene encoding phosphatidylethanolamine-binding protein 1, with protein MAADISQWAGPLCLQEVDEPPQHALRVDYAGVTVDELGKVLTPTQVMNRPSSISWDGLDPGKLYTLVLTDPDAPSRKDPKFREWHHFLVVNMKGNDISSGTVLSDYVGSGPPSGTGLHRYVWLVYEQEQPLSCDEPILSNKSGDNRGKFKVETFRKKYNLGAPVAGTCYQAEWDDYVPKLYEQLSGK; from the exons ATGGCCGCCGACATCAGCCAGTGGGCCGGGCCCTTGTGCTTGCAGGAGGTGGACGAGCCGCCCCAGCACGCCCTGCGGGTCGACTACGCCGGGGTGACGGTGGACGAGCTGGGCAAAGTGCTAACGCCCACCCAG GTTATGAACAGGCCCAGCAGCATTTCATGGGACGGCCTTGATCCTGGGAAACTCTACACCCTGGTCCTCACAGACCCCGATGCTCCCAGCAGGAAGGATCCCAAATTCAG GGAGTGGCACCACTTCCTGGTGGTCAACATGAAGGGTAATGACATTAGCAGTGGCACTGTCCTCTCAGATTATGTGGGCTCCGGGCCTCCCAGTGGCACAG GTCTCCACCGCTATGTCTGGCTGGTGTACGAGCAGGAACAGCCGCTGAGCTGCGACGAGCCCATTCTCAGCAACAAGTCTGGAGACAATCGCGGCAAGTTCAAGGTGGAGACCTTCCGCAAGAAGTATAACCTGGGAGCCCCGGTGGCGGGCACGTGCTACCAAGCCGAGTGGGATGACTATGTGCCCAAGCTGTACGAGCAGCTGTCAGGGAAGTAG